Proteins encoded by one window of Fodinicurvata sediminis DSM 21159:
- the pgmG gene encoding phosphoglucomutase/phosphomannomutase PgmG produces MTGERLAEPSGHSFNPSILREYDIRGLVGETLFTEDARALGRAVGTKVRRNGGRRVVVCYDGRLSSPELEAALVAGVLSSGVHVDRIGLGPTPMLYYAVHALDADGGVMVTGSHNPPDYNGFKLVIGKQAVFGQDILELGRMAAGGDYLQGEGEVEDHELLEAYVSRLLRDYEGPQNLKVAWDAGNGAAGVAMERLCEQLPGEHILLNQRIDGAFPAHHPDPTVADNLQQLIATVRDEGCDLGIAFDGDGDRIGAVDSQGRILWGDQLMLLLSRDVLKAQPGATIIADVKASQILFDGIAALGGQPLMWKTGHSLIKAKMQETGSPFAGEMSAHLFFADHFYGHDDALYAAVRLLSALETWGDSLAAFRDSLPSVVNTPELRFPCADDRKQAVIQEVKERLEERDDVEVNAIDGVRVSEDGGWWLLRASNTQDVLVARCEAGDEEALERLKKRLAEQLHISGVEIPDS; encoded by the coding sequence ATGACGGGAGAACGGTTGGCCGAGCCTTCAGGACATTCATTCAACCCCAGCATCCTGCGTGAATACGATATACGCGGCCTGGTTGGAGAGACGCTCTTCACCGAGGATGCCCGCGCTCTGGGCCGGGCTGTTGGCACGAAGGTTCGCCGCAATGGAGGCCGGCGCGTCGTTGTCTGTTATGACGGGCGCCTTTCCTCGCCCGAGCTGGAAGCGGCCCTGGTTGCCGGTGTTCTGTCCAGTGGCGTTCATGTGGACCGGATCGGGCTGGGGCCCACGCCCATGCTGTACTATGCTGTACATGCGCTGGATGCCGATGGCGGCGTCATGGTGACCGGCTCCCACAATCCTCCGGACTACAACGGCTTCAAACTGGTGATCGGAAAGCAGGCCGTCTTTGGCCAGGATATCCTGGAACTTGGCCGAATGGCTGCAGGCGGCGACTACCTGCAAGGTGAGGGAGAGGTCGAGGACCACGAACTTCTGGAAGCCTATGTCTCGCGGTTGTTGCGCGATTACGAGGGGCCGCAGAACCTCAAGGTCGCCTGGGATGCGGGCAACGGCGCAGCCGGGGTGGCCATGGAACGGCTGTGCGAACAGCTTCCGGGCGAACATATCCTGCTCAACCAGCGCATCGATGGCGCTTTTCCGGCGCATCATCCCGACCCGACGGTCGCGGACAACCTGCAGCAATTGATCGCAACAGTGCGAGATGAAGGCTGTGACCTGGGCATCGCGTTCGATGGTGATGGCGACCGTATTGGTGCTGTGGATTCCCAGGGGCGTATCCTGTGGGGGGATCAGTTGATGCTGCTGCTGTCCCGGGACGTCCTGAAGGCACAGCCGGGAGCAACGATCATAGCGGATGTGAAGGCCAGTCAGATCCTGTTTGATGGAATCGCCGCCCTGGGGGGACAGCCCCTGATGTGGAAAACCGGACATTCCCTGATCAAGGCCAAGATGCAGGAAACAGGTTCGCCCTTTGCAGGTGAGATGAGTGCCCACCTGTTCTTTGCCGATCATTTCTATGGGCACGATGATGCGCTCTATGCTGCGGTACGCCTGTTGTCGGCACTGGAAACCTGGGGTGACAGCCTGGCCGCGTTTCGTGATTCCCTGCCATCGGTTGTCAATACACCTGAATTGCGATTTCCCTGTGCTGATGATCGTAAGCAGGCCGTAATCCAGGAGGTCAAGGAACGCCTGGAAGAACGCGATGATGTCGAGGTCAATGCGATTGATGGCGTACGTGTCAGCGAGGATGGCGGCTGGTGGCTGCTGCGGGCGTCGAACACCCAGGATGTCCTTGTCGCTCGCTGTGAAGCTGGCGATGAAGAAGCGTTGGAGCGTTTGAAGAAACGGCTGGCCGAACAACTTCACATCAGCGGAGTGGAAATTCCGGACAGCTAA
- a CDS encoding glycine zipper domain-containing protein, with the protein MKKIVLALTAVAGLTLAGCSGMSTTEQRTLSGGAAGAAGGAALGAITGGSATTGALLGGALGAGGGYLYDQAEED; encoded by the coding sequence ATGAAGAAGATCGTTCTGGCCCTCACAGCCGTTGCTGGTCTGACCCTCGCAGGGTGCTCCGGCATGTCCACGACCGAACAGCGCACCTTGAGCGGCGGCGCGGCTGGTGCGGCCGGCGGTGCTGCCCTTGGCGCGATTACCGGCGGTAGTGCCACCACGGGCGCCTTGTTGGGCGGCGCACTGGGCGCTGGTGGCGGTTACCTCTATGACCAGGCTGAAGAAGACTGA
- the thiM gene encoding hydroxyethylthiazole kinase, which yields MQNRSSPGQSLGAIRETGPLVHNITNLVAMDLAANSLLAIGASPVMAHAAEEVEDFVSLAGALTINIGTFTVDWQEAAVSAAVQALGSETPWVLDPVGCGATRFRMENTQRLLKIRPTLLRGNASEVSAVANHALRSGKGVDATQSVRDVEEDAKRLAREVEVVVAVTGEVDFVTDGQRALRVSGGHPLLTRVTATGCALSALSGAFLSVEADPLVATSHALACMSAAGEIAGSQAQGPGSFRVRLLDALYSMAPEKLDELAAIEWMEEQE from the coding sequence ATGCAGAACAGATCCTCCCCCGGACAAAGCCTGGGCGCCATCCGCGAAACCGGCCCACTGGTCCACAATATCACCAATCTCGTGGCCATGGATCTTGCGGCCAACAGCCTGCTGGCGATCGGTGCCTCACCCGTGATGGCCCATGCTGCAGAGGAGGTGGAGGATTTCGTCTCTCTGGCAGGGGCGCTGACCATCAACATCGGGACCTTCACCGTGGACTGGCAGGAGGCGGCCGTCAGTGCTGCCGTCCAGGCACTGGGCAGTGAGACGCCCTGGGTGCTGGATCCGGTCGGCTGTGGCGCCACGCGTTTTCGCATGGAGAACACGCAACGGCTGCTGAAAATCCGGCCAACACTTCTACGCGGCAACGCTTCCGAGGTTTCCGCCGTGGCCAATCATGCCTTGCGCAGCGGCAAGGGTGTCGATGCCACGCAGTCGGTTCGCGATGTCGAGGAAGATGCAAAGCGCCTGGCACGCGAGGTGGAGGTGGTCGTTGCCGTTACCGGCGAAGTCGATTTCGTCACCGATGGTCAGCGGGCCTTGCGTGTGTCGGGTGGACATCCCTTGTTGACCCGGGTCACGGCTACCGGTTGCGCTCTGAGCGCTTTGAGCGGCGCCTTTCTCTCGGTGGAGGCGGACCCACTTGTGGCCACGAGTCATGCATTGGCCTGCATGTCCGCTGCTGGCGAAATCGCTGGCAGTCAAGCCCAGGGGCCCGGATCCTTCCGGGTCCGGTTGCTGGATGCGCTCTATAGCATGGCTCCCGAAAAGCTGGATGAATTGGCCGCGATAGAATGGATGGAGGAGCAGGAATGA
- the thiE gene encoding thiamine phosphate synthase, translating into MTRPDFDLSLYLVIGPDDVRYHSLEDVVALAVKGGVSLVQLRDKTADKQQFVELGRSLQGLLKPAGLPLIINDRVEEAMALGAAGVHVGQDDMPARLVRQVVGPDRLVGLSSSRPKDAQAADPQVVDYLGAGPVNVTSSKADAKKPIAAEGVGAICEATSLPVVAIGGIQVADVPALVRAGVSGVAVVSAICSAKNPESAARELRQAVDRART; encoded by the coding sequence ATGACACGCCCTGATTTCGATCTTTCGCTCTACCTGGTAATCGGTCCGGATGACGTACGTTACCACAGCCTCGAGGATGTGGTTGCCCTAGCGGTGAAGGGCGGAGTCAGCCTGGTCCAGTTGCGCGACAAGACAGCGGACAAGCAGCAATTCGTGGAGCTTGGACGCAGCCTGCAAGGTTTGCTGAAGCCTGCGGGATTGCCGCTGATCATCAATGACAGGGTCGAGGAAGCCATGGCGTTGGGGGCCGCAGGTGTGCATGTGGGCCAGGACGACATGCCGGCGCGGCTGGTGCGCCAGGTCGTGGGGCCCGACCGGTTGGTGGGCCTGTCCAGTTCACGCCCGAAGGATGCGCAGGCGGCAGATCCTCAGGTGGTGGACTATCTGGGTGCAGGTCCCGTGAACGTGACCAGCAGCAAGGCGGATGCCAAGAAGCCGATTGCCGCAGAGGGCGTGGGCGCAATCTGTGAGGCGACATCCCTGCCTGTAGTGGCGATCGGCGGAATCCAGGTCGCGGATGTGCCAGCGCTTGTGCGCGCAGGCGTTTCCGGGGTTGCCGTGGTCTCGGCCATTTGCAGTGCAAAGAACCCCGAGTCTGCAGCGCGTGAACTGCGTCAGGCCGTTGATCGGGCGAGGACCTGA
- a CDS encoding CbtA family protein — protein MLSRILITGLVAGSIAGLAITVLQLATLMPLLHQAELYEAGFGANETLSMHDNILHDRDQAGVFGKSLLTLLSNGMTGIGFGLVIAAGMSLLGRTRAWHGLLWGTGGFLAWSLLPAIGVPPALPGVEQAPLFERQSWFLVTALSSSAGLLALFLLRPHWLKPVGLILLALPHLYGAPVVPTAQSGIPPELSEQFLLASLSTSAAFWLVLGIISSSIFRTLVRNPQAEMVCEPG, from the coding sequence GTGCTTAGCCGCATTCTCATTACCGGGCTGGTCGCAGGCTCTATAGCCGGGCTTGCTATCACCGTCCTGCAGTTGGCGACCCTGATGCCCCTGCTTCATCAGGCTGAACTCTATGAAGCTGGTTTTGGCGCCAACGAAACCCTCAGCATGCACGACAACATCCTGCATGATCGGGACCAGGCCGGTGTCTTTGGCAAAAGCCTGCTTACGCTCCTGTCCAATGGAATGACCGGTATCGGCTTCGGTCTGGTCATTGCCGCTGGCATGAGCCTGCTGGGGCGTACGCGTGCCTGGCATGGGCTGCTTTGGGGAACTGGCGGTTTCCTGGCCTGGAGTCTTCTCCCTGCGATCGGAGTTCCACCAGCATTGCCCGGCGTGGAACAGGCACCGCTCTTCGAACGACAGTCCTGGTTCCTGGTCACGGCCTTGTCCAGTTCGGCTGGTCTGCTGGCGTTGTTTCTTCTGCGCCCTCATTGGCTCAAGCCAGTGGGCCTGATCCTCCTGGCCCTTCCGCATCTCTATGGCGCCCCAGTTGTTCCAACGGCGCAAAGCGGCATACCGCCGGAACTCTCCGAACAGTTCCTCCTGGCATCGCTTAGCACGTCCGCGGCCTTCTGGCTTGTGCTGGGCATCATATCCAGCAGTATCTTTCGCACCCTGGTACGCAATCCCCAGGCGGAAATGGTCTGCGAGCCCGGTTGA
- a CDS encoding division plane positioning ATPase MipZ, which yields MSSVTANPSVNLSADVSKARYIVLGNEKGGSGKSTTAMHLAVALIHAGRKVGIIDLDARQGTLSRYVENRAAFVESEGLPLEVPPLEKVLGSTLDRREEARADEEERLNAAVERLQDCDCLVIDTPGSDSHLSRLGHILADILISPLNDSFIDLDLLARLDAQGRKILGPSIYSQMVWEQRQKRARQGGRPVDWVVMRNRLSHLDARNKQRIGQLLDELSQRIGFRLAPGFGERVIFRELFPQGLTLLDLRETHSSLTMSHVAARQEVRELLRTIGVTQES from the coding sequence GTGAGCAGTGTTACCGCAAACCCATCCGTCAACCTTTCGGCCGATGTATCCAAGGCGCGCTATATCGTGCTGGGCAATGAGAAGGGCGGTTCGGGCAAGTCGACCACCGCCATGCATTTGGCCGTGGCTTTGATTCATGCCGGCCGCAAGGTGGGCATCATCGATCTGGATGCGCGCCAGGGAACCCTGTCCCGCTATGTCGAGAACCGGGCTGCTTTCGTGGAGTCCGAAGGGTTGCCGCTTGAAGTGCCACCGCTTGAGAAGGTGCTGGGCTCGACCCTGGACCGTCGCGAGGAAGCCCGGGCAGATGAGGAAGAGCGGCTGAATGCCGCAGTGGAGCGCCTTCAGGACTGTGATTGCCTGGTCATCGATACTCCGGGCAGTGATTCGCACCTTTCGCGCCTGGGGCACATCCTGGCGGATATCCTGATCAGCCCACTCAATGACAGCTTTATCGACCTGGATCTGTTGGCACGACTGGATGCGCAGGGGCGCAAGATTCTGGGGCCCAGCATCTACAGCCAGATGGTCTGGGAACAGCGCCAGAAGCGTGCGCGCCAGGGTGGGCGGCCGGTGGACTGGGTGGTTATGCGCAACCGCCTGTCCCATCTGGATGCGCGCAACAAACAGCGAATTGGCCAGCTGTTGGACGAGCTGTCGCAGCGCATCGGTTTTCGCCTGGCGCCCGGGTTCGGTGAGCGTGTCATCTTTCGCGAACTCTTCCCCCAGGGATTGACCTTGTTGGACCTGCGGGAAACCCACAGCAGCCTGACCATGAGCCATGTGGCGGCGCGCCAGGAAGTTCGCGAACTCTTGCGCACCATCGGTGTAACCCAGGAGAGTTGA
- a CDS encoding TRAP transporter permease — protein MAREDNQLQTESSAPSDVVETLNVEKIDEEVVVANERDLKSWRGWFIFAACVGYAAFHLITLNMFPMETWSFRITHIAGALVIGFILMAARKFQDTETGGNIGWSPSRIEILPGAIAALLTLMAVVLSAYAAHIVLVQGQMAPPPWVWEYASIGTFAAAIIAIISSWLFKPQAQYFGWYDVILATCSVLVCVYLLINLAALQSRAGVMPTPPDFWMSLTGIILIMELTRRVAGLPLIIIALVFISYSFLGPYLPGILEHSGYRASRFFTYIYTDNGILGPTVAVSSTYIILFIIFAAFLQESRVGEYFVNFAFAIAGRTRGGPAKVAVFSSGLMGMINGTSAGNVVATGSLTIPLMKKVGYRSQSAASIEAASSTGGQIMPPIMGAGAFIMAEITGIKYTELMMSAIIPAILYFAAVFLMVDFEAQKLGMKGLPSSALPRLNEILKKIFLFIPIIILIYTLLSGYSVIRAGTMSLIAAVVVSWLTTHRMGPIRTINALNRASRMAIQLIAVCACAGIIVGVIGLTGVGLRFSSMLLQLADTSQLLALGFAMVISIILGMGMPTTAAYAVAASVIAPGLIRLGIDPLTAHFFVFYYAVISAITPPVALAAYAGAAIAGSDPMRTSVTAFKFGLAAFIVPYMFFYAPGLLLQADAQTIAQNMVTALIGIFLLASAVQAWYFGHAKTYVRVPLLIGAISMISGGTVTDILGISIGLILFFWQKRFASTAPLETPREPASPTGQQQA, from the coding sequence ATGGCCCGGGAAGACAATCAGCTCCAAACGGAAAGCTCCGCTCCGTCGGACGTGGTGGAAACGCTCAACGTCGAGAAGATCGACGAGGAAGTTGTGGTTGCCAATGAGCGCGACCTGAAAAGCTGGCGGGGCTGGTTCATCTTTGCCGCCTGTGTCGGCTATGCCGCTTTTCACCTGATCACGCTCAATATGTTTCCGATGGAGACCTGGTCCTTCCGGATTACCCATATCGCGGGCGCCCTTGTGATCGGTTTCATTCTGATGGCCGCACGCAAGTTCCAGGACACGGAAACCGGTGGCAACATCGGGTGGTCTCCGTCCAGGATTGAAATCCTGCCAGGTGCCATCGCCGCTCTTCTGACTCTGATGGCTGTCGTCCTGTCCGCCTACGCGGCTCATATCGTGCTGGTGCAGGGACAGATGGCCCCGCCACCCTGGGTCTGGGAATATGCCAGCATCGGCACTTTCGCTGCGGCGATCATCGCGATCATCAGCAGTTGGCTGTTCAAGCCGCAGGCGCAGTATTTCGGCTGGTATGACGTAATCCTCGCGACCTGCAGCGTTCTGGTCTGTGTCTACCTGCTGATCAATCTGGCGGCCCTGCAGTCGCGGGCGGGTGTCATGCCCACACCACCGGATTTCTGGATGTCGTTGACCGGCATCATCCTGATCATGGAATTGACCCGGCGTGTGGCGGGACTGCCGCTTATCATCATTGCGCTTGTTTTCATCTCCTATTCCTTCCTCGGCCCATACCTGCCGGGAATTCTCGAACACAGCGGCTATCGAGCCTCGCGCTTCTTTACCTATATCTACACGGACAACGGCATCCTGGGGCCCACTGTCGCCGTTTCCTCGACCTACATCATTCTTTTCATCATCTTCGCCGCTTTTCTGCAGGAGTCCCGGGTTGGCGAGTACTTCGTGAACTTTGCCTTCGCCATCGCCGGACGCACAAGGGGTGGACCGGCCAAGGTGGCGGTCTTCTCCAGTGGACTAATGGGCATGATCAACGGCACCTCGGCAGGCAACGTGGTGGCCACGGGATCACTGACCATTCCATTGATGAAGAAGGTCGGATATCGCTCACAGTCCGCAGCCTCGATCGAGGCCGCCTCCTCCACCGGAGGGCAGATCATGCCTCCGATCATGGGGGCCGGTGCCTTCATCATGGCTGAAATCACCGGTATCAAGTACACGGAATTGATGATGTCGGCCATCATCCCTGCGATCCTCTATTTCGCAGCGGTCTTCCTGATGGTGGATTTCGAGGCGCAAAAACTGGGGATGAAAGGCCTCCCCTCATCAGCTCTGCCGCGGCTGAACGAAATTCTGAAGAAGATCTTCCTCTTCATCCCCATCATCATCCTGATCTATACGTTGTTGTCGGGCTACTCCGTCATCCGGGCAGGAACCATGTCATTGATCGCGGCTGTGGTGGTCAGTTGGCTGACGACCCACCGTATGGGACCGATTCGCACGATCAATGCGCTCAACCGGGCCTCGCGGATGGCCATCCAGTTGATTGCGGTCTGCGCCTGCGCCGGTATCATCGTCGGTGTGATCGGGTTGACCGGGGTCGGCCTGCGTTTCTCATCCATGCTGCTGCAGTTGGCAGATACCAGCCAGCTTCTCGCCCTGGGCTTTGCGATGGTGATCTCCATCATCCTGGGCATGGGCATGCCCACCACGGCCGCCTATGCCGTGGCGGCCTCTGTCATCGCCCCTGGCCTCATCCGCCTTGGAATCGATCCACTGACCGCGCACTTCTTCGTATTCTACTACGCGGTCATCTCGGCCATCACTCCACCGGTTGCGCTGGCGGCCTATGCAGGCGCCGCGATCGCCGGTTCTGATCCCATGCGAACCTCCGTCACAGCCTTCAAGTTCGGCCTGGCGGCTTTCATCGTGCCCTACATGTTCTTCTATGCACCAGGACTGCTGCTGCAGGCAGACGCTCAGACGATTGCCCAGAACATGGTAACGGCCTTGATCGGCATCTTCCTGTTGGCCTCGGCCGTACAAGCCTGGTACTTCGGCCATGCTAAGACCTATGTGCGGGTGCCCTTGCTGATTGGCGCGATCTCCATGATTTCGGGTGGCACGGTCACCGATATCCTCGGAATCTCCATAGGGCTGATCCTTTTCTTCTGGCAGAAGCGTTTTGCCTCCACAGCGCCGCTGGAAACACCCAGGGAGCCCGCATCACCCACCGGGCAACAGCAAGCCTGA
- a CDS encoding TAXI family TRAP transporter solute-binding subunit has translation MTFSWITKLGTASAALAMAGAMATSAVAQDDWPDSVTVGTASQGGTYFIYGAGWADLVQESLDITTATEATGGPVQNMALVNAGDLEFGMTTMGPGYDAWVGENEIAPGVEMRDVRALFPMYQTPFQIIALADSDIDSVEDLNGKTVGVGPRGGTPGTYFPRFLEQLGVDFEPQYGGASDLGSQLQDGLIDAFAFGAGVPIAAFSEVAAQRDVNIFAFTDDEIQTLLDENPSLAPFTIPGDTYDAVPEDQDTVAMWNFAIANKSIPESLGYEIMKVVLDNNDRMMEVHKASAETLPEHYDKNSFMFFHPGAVKYFQEKGYEIDEDLIPPEMK, from the coding sequence ATGACATTCTCTTGGATTACAAAATTGGGAACCGCCAGCGCGGCGCTTGCCATGGCCGGTGCCATGGCGACGAGCGCCGTCGCTCAGGATGACTGGCCGGACTCCGTAACCGTCGGCACCGCCAGCCAGGGCGGCACCTATTTCATCTACGGGGCCGGCTGGGCCGACCTCGTGCAGGAATCACTGGACATCACCACCGCAACGGAGGCCACCGGTGGTCCTGTGCAGAACATGGCCCTGGTCAACGCCGGTGACCTGGAGTTCGGCATGACCACCATGGGACCGGGCTATGACGCCTGGGTCGGCGAGAATGAGATTGCTCCGGGTGTCGAGATGCGCGACGTCCGCGCCCTCTTCCCGATGTACCAAACGCCGTTCCAGATCATCGCTCTTGCCGATTCCGACATTGACTCGGTCGAGGACCTGAACGGCAAGACCGTTGGCGTGGGACCGCGTGGCGGTACGCCGGGCACCTACTTTCCGCGCTTCCTCGAGCAGCTCGGCGTTGATTTCGAGCCGCAGTATGGCGGCGCCAGCGATCTGGGCAGCCAGTTGCAGGACGGTCTGATCGACGCCTTCGCCTTTGGCGCCGGGGTCCCGATCGCAGCCTTCAGCGAAGTGGCCGCACAGCGCGACGTGAACATCTTCGCCTTCACTGACGATGAGATTCAGACCCTTCTGGACGAGAACCCCTCGCTGGCCCCCTTCACCATTCCGGGCGACACCTACGACGCCGTACCTGAAGACCAGGACACAGTCGCCATGTGGAACTTCGCCATTGCGAACAAGTCCATCCCGGAAAGCCTGGGCTACGAGATCATGAAGGTTGTGCTCGACAACAACGACCGCATGATGGAGGTCCACAAGGCATCAGCCGAGACCCTGCCCGAGCATTATGACAAGAACAGCTTCATGTTCTTCCATCCGGGTGCCGTGAAGTACTTCCAGGAAAAGGGCTACGAGATCGACGAGGATCTCATTCCACCAGAAATGAAGTAA
- a CDS encoding DnaJ domain-containing protein, whose translation MLGWVILIVCGLAGGYLLLRWFVNASPGRVKTALLWTAALIGTGLMLFALWGGLRQLIALALPFLMPLLFRLPSLLRRMKWPGGGQGPGQVSTVETRFLRMTLDHDTGSMDGVVREGEYRPQRLSEMSHQDLIAFWEEVRIADEESTAVLESYLDRVLGEDWRNQKRGRAAGEDQSHPSNGSEMSLEEAWRILELDPGADETQVRAAHRRLMQKFHPDAEGSNYLASKINQAKDVLLKHLRGKA comes from the coding sequence ATGCTGGGCTGGGTCATTCTGATTGTCTGCGGTCTTGCGGGGGGCTACCTCCTGCTGCGCTGGTTCGTGAATGCCTCACCCGGGCGCGTGAAAACGGCACTTCTGTGGACGGCCGCTCTGATCGGCACGGGCCTGATGCTGTTCGCCCTCTGGGGTGGATTGCGCCAGTTGATTGCCCTGGCACTTCCTTTCCTGATGCCCCTGCTGTTCCGCCTGCCTAGCTTGCTGCGTCGCATGAAGTGGCCGGGCGGTGGGCAGGGCCCCGGCCAGGTCTCGACAGTCGAGACACGCTTCCTGCGCATGACTCTGGATCATGACACGGGAAGCATGGATGGCGTTGTACGCGAGGGAGAGTACCGGCCCCAGCGCCTGTCCGAAATGAGCCATCAGGATCTCATTGCCTTCTGGGAAGAGGTCCGCATAGCGGATGAGGAATCAACGGCCGTCCTGGAAAGCTACCTGGACCGTGTCCTGGGTGAGGATTGGCGAAACCAAAAACGCGGGCGGGCCGCTGGCGAGGACCAGTCGCATCCTTCGAATGGCTCGGAAATGTCACTGGAGGAGGCCTGGCGTATCCTGGAGCTTGACCCTGGTGCCGACGAGACGCAGGTGCGCGCGGCTCATCGCCGTTTAATGCAGAAATTTCATCCGGATGCAGAGGGATCAAACTACCTGGCCAGCAAGATCAACCAGGCAAAGGATGTGCTGCTGAAGCATCTCAGGGGCAAAGCTTGA
- the galU gene encoding UTP--glucose-1-phosphate uridylyltransferase GalU, translating into MPKPIRKAVFPVGGLGTRFLPATKALPKEMLPVVDKPLIQYALEEARAAGIEEFIFVTGRGKAAIEDHFDHSYELEETLEARGKQASLEMIQDTVMKPGQVAYIRQQQPLGLGHAVWCARALLGDEPFAVLLADDLVQAPRSCLAQMIEVYNEVGGNVVAVMDVPEQQTDRYGILDVVSDDGRIAEARGLVEKPKPSEAPSTLSIIGRYILQPQVIDELSHQDKGAGGEIQLTDAMARTIGPVPFHGLRFEGTRFDCGSKEGFLEANIAFALARDDLGGAMDEILRRYRSDEREMA; encoded by the coding sequence ATGCCAAAACCCATTCGCAAGGCCGTGTTTCCCGTGGGCGGTCTGGGCACGCGCTTTCTGCCGGCCACCAAGGCCCTGCCCAAGGAGATGCTGCCCGTCGTGGACAAGCCCTTGATTCAGTATGCGCTGGAGGAGGCACGCGCTGCCGGTATCGAGGAGTTCATCTTTGTCACAGGACGCGGCAAGGCCGCCATAGAGGATCATTTCGATCATTCCTATGAGCTCGAGGAGACTCTCGAGGCGCGTGGAAAGCAGGCGAGCCTGGAGATGATTCAAGATACGGTGATGAAACCGGGCCAGGTGGCCTACATACGCCAGCAGCAACCTCTGGGTCTGGGGCATGCCGTGTGGTGTGCGCGCGCCCTTCTGGGAGATGAACCCTTTGCTGTTCTGTTGGCCGACGATCTGGTCCAGGCGCCCAGATCCTGTCTGGCGCAGATGATCGAGGTCTACAACGAAGTTGGAGGCAATGTGGTCGCGGTGATGGACGTGCCGGAGCAGCAGACCGACCGCTATGGCATCCTGGATGTGGTCAGCGATGACGGTCGAATTGCCGAAGCGCGCGGCCTGGTGGAGAAGCCCAAGCCGTCCGAGGCGCCCTCGACCCTGTCGATCATCGGTCGCTATATCCTGCAGCCCCAGGTGATCGACGAGCTTTCGCACCAGGACAAGGGGGCAGGCGGCGAGATCCAGCTGACCGATGCCATGGCGCGGACCATCGGGCCGGTGCCTTTCCATGGCCTTCGTTTCGAGGGAACACGTTTCGACTGCGGCAGCAAGGAAGGTTTCCTGGAGGCCAATATTGCCTTTGCGCTGGCCCGCGACGATCTGGGAGGTGCCATGGACGAGATCCTGCGGCGCTATCGCTCTGATGAGAGGGAAATGGCATGA